A genomic stretch from Bacillus sp. N1-1 includes:
- a CDS encoding 50S ribosomal protein L7ae-like protein, with protein sequence MSYEKVSQADELIIGTKQTLKALQIGEAKEVFIADDADRRVTSKVVALAEEKSIPVHRVDSMKKLGKACGIEVGAATVTIKA encoded by the coding sequence GTGTCTTATGAAAAAGTATCACAGGCAGATGAATTAATTATTGGGACGAAACAAACTCTAAAGGCCCTCCAGATTGGAGAAGCGAAGGAAGTTTTCATTGCTGACGACGCTGATCGCAGGGTAACTTCTAAAGTTGTTGCACTCGCCGAAGAGAAAAGCATACCTGTTCATCGAGTTGATTCTATGAAGAAACTTGGTAAGGCATGCGGGATCGAAGTCGGCGCCGCAACAGTTACGATAAAAGCATAA
- the rpsG gene encoding 30S ribosomal protein S7, protein MPRKGPVERRDVLPDPIYKSKLVTRLINRLMVDGQKGKAQQVLYKAFDLIQERTNTEAMEVFDQALKNVMPVLEVRARRVGGANYQVPVEVRPERRTTLGLRYLVNYSRLRGEKTMVERLANEIMDAANNTGASVKKREEQHKMAEANKAFAHYRW, encoded by the coding sequence ATGCCACGTAAAGGTCCAGTAGAACGTCGTGACGTATTACCAGATCCAATTTACAAATCCAAGCTAGTTACTCGCCTGATCAACCGCCTTATGGTAGACGGTCAGAAAGGTAAAGCTCAGCAGGTGCTATACAAAGCATTCGATCTTATCCAAGAACGCACAAACACAGAGGCTATGGAAGTATTTGACCAGGCGTTAAAAAACGTTATGCCAGTACTTGAAGTACGCGCTCGTCGTGTTGGTGGTGCAAACTACCAGGTGCCGGTTGAAGTTCGTCCAGAACGTCGTACAACTCTAGGTCTTCGTTACCTTGTGAACTATTCCCGTCTTCGCGGTGAAAAGACTATGGTAGAAAGACTTGCTAACGAAATTATGGATGCAGCTAACAACACAGGTGCTTCTGTTAAGAAGCGTGAAGAACAGCACAAAATGGCTGAAGCAAACAAAGCGTTTGCTCACTATCGCTGGTAA
- the rpsJ gene encoding 30S ribosomal protein S10, protein MAKQKIRIRLKAYDHRILDQSAEKIVETAKRSGAQVSGPIPLPTEKSVYTILRAVHKYKDSREQFEMRTHKRLIDIIEPTPQTVDSLMRLDLPSGVDIEIKL, encoded by the coding sequence ATGGCAAAGCAAAAGATTCGTATTCGTTTAAAAGCATATGATCACCGTATTCTAGATCAGTCTGCTGAGAAAATTGTAGAAACAGCAAAACGTTCAGGTGCACAAGTATCCGGACCGATCCCGTTGCCGACGGAAAAATCTGTTTACACAATTCTACGTGCTGTACACAAGTACAAAGATTCTCGTGAGCAGTTTGAAATGCGTACGCATAAGCGTCTAATTGACATCATCGAGCCTACACCACAAACGGTTGACTCGTTAATGCGTTTGGACCTACCGTCTGGCGTTGACATTGAAATTAAACTTTAA
- the fusA gene encoding elongation factor G: MAREFSLRDTRNIGIMAHIDAGKTTTTERILFYSGRIHKIGETHEGGSQMDWMEQEQERGITITSAATTAQWKDHRVNIIDTPGHVDFTVEVERSLRVLDGAVAVLDAQSGVEPQTETVWRQATNYGVPRIVFINKMDKLGADFLYSTGTLNERLQANAHPVQLPIGAEDEFEGIIDLITMEAFYYLDDLGSRTESREIPAEYKEQAEEYRTKLIEAVAELEEDLMMKYLEGEELTVEEIKAAIRKGTCNVEFYPVLCGSAFKNKGVQLVLDAVLDFLPSPLDVPAIKGHLKDSEEEVIRTADDNGPFSALAFKVMTDPYVGKLTFFRVYSGTLSSGSYVKNSTKDKRERVGRILQMHANSREEISTVYAGDIAAAVGLKDTSTGDTLCDEKDTVILESMDFPDPVISVAIEPKTKSDQDKMSVALAKLAEEDPTFKTETNEETGQTIISGMGELHLDIIVDRLRREFKVEATVGAPQVAYRESIRKAGKVEGKFVRQSGGRGQFGHVWVEFEPNEEGAGFEFENKIVGGVVPREYIPAVEAGLRDSMANGLLAGYPLIDVKARLVDGSYHDVDSNEMAFKIAASMALKKAKTVCDPALLEPMMKVEVVVPEEYMGDIMGDVTSRRGRVEGMTARGNAQVINAFVPLSEMFGYATTLRSRTQGRGTYTMTFDHYEQVPKSISEEIIKKATGE, from the coding sequence ATGGCAAGAGAATTCTCCTTAAGAGATACACGTAATATCGGTATCATGGCTCACATTGATGCTGGTAAAACAACAACTACTGAGCGTATTCTTTTCTACTCAGGGCGTATCCACAAAATTGGTGAAACTCACGAAGGTGGATCACAGATGGACTGGATGGAGCAGGAGCAAGAGCGTGGAATCACGATCACTTCTGCTGCTACCACTGCCCAGTGGAAAGATCACCGTGTTAACATCATTGACACGCCTGGTCACGTAGACTTCACAGTAGAAGTTGAACGTTCATTGCGTGTATTGGATGGAGCAGTTGCAGTACTTGATGCACAATCTGGTGTTGAACCACAAACAGAAACTGTTTGGCGTCAAGCTACTAACTACGGCGTACCTCGTATTGTATTCATTAACAAAATGGATAAACTAGGAGCAGACTTCCTTTACTCTACAGGTACACTAAATGAGCGTCTACAAGCTAACGCGCACCCTGTTCAGCTCCCAATTGGCGCTGAAGATGAATTCGAAGGAATCATTGATCTCATCACAATGGAAGCTTTCTATTATCTTGATGATCTTGGTTCACGTACTGAATCACGCGAAATTCCTGCTGAATACAAGGAACAAGCTGAAGAGTACCGTACGAAGCTTATCGAGGCTGTCGCTGAGCTTGAAGAAGACCTCATGATGAAATATCTTGAAGGTGAAGAGCTAACAGTTGAAGAAATCAAAGCTGCAATCCGTAAAGGAACTTGTAACGTTGAATTCTATCCTGTACTTTGTGGTTCTGCATTTAAGAACAAAGGCGTTCAGCTTGTTCTTGATGCTGTACTTGACTTCCTACCTTCACCACTTGATGTTCCTGCAATTAAAGGTCATCTAAAAGATTCTGAAGAAGAAGTAATTCGTACTGCTGACGATAATGGTCCTTTCTCTGCACTTGCATTTAAAGTAATGACTGACCCTTACGTTGGTAAGCTTACATTCTTCCGCGTTTACTCAGGAACGCTTTCTTCCGGTTCTTATGTTAAGAACTCGACAAAGGACAAGCGTGAACGTGTAGGTCGTATTCTTCAGATGCACGCTAACTCTCGTGAAGAAATCTCTACTGTATATGCAGGGGATATTGCAGCGGCAGTTGGTTTGAAAGATACTTCTACTGGTGATACTCTATGTGATGAAAAGGATACAGTTATCCTTGAATCTATGGACTTCCCAGATCCAGTTATTTCAGTAGCAATCGAGCCGAAGACTAAGAGTGACCAGGATAAAATGTCTGTAGCTCTAGCTAAGCTTGCTGAAGAGGATCCAACTTTCAAAACTGAAACAAACGAAGAAACTGGACAAACGATTATTTCTGGAATGGGTGAACTTCACCTTGATATCATCGTTGACCGTTTACGTCGTGAGTTTAAAGTTGAAGCAACGGTTGGTGCACCTCAGGTTGCATACCGCGAATCAATCCGTAAAGCTGGTAAGGTTGAAGGTAAATTCGTACGTCAATCCGGTGGTCGTGGACAATTCGGACACGTATGGGTTGAATTTGAACCTAACGAAGAAGGCGCAGGATTTGAGTTTGAAAACAAAATTGTCGGTGGTGTTGTTCCTCGTGAATACATCCCTGCAGTTGAAGCGGGTCTTCGCGATTCAATGGCCAATGGTCTCCTTGCAGGCTACCCACTAATCGACGTAAAAGCTCGTCTTGTTGATGGTTCTTACCATGACGTTGACTCCAACGAAATGGCATTTAAGATCGCAGCATCTATGGCTTTGAAAAAAGCTAAAACTGTCTGTGACCCAGCTCTTCTTGAGCCTATGATGAAAGTTGAAGTTGTAGTGCCAGAAGAATATATGGGAGACATCATGGGCGACGTAACTAGCCGTCGTGGACGTGTGGAAGGTATGACTGCACGCGGAAACGCTCAAGTTATCAACGCATTCGTTCCATTATCAGAAATGTTTGGTTATGCAACAACACTTCGTTCTCGTACGCAAGGTCGTGGTACTTACACGATGACTTTCGATCATTACGAGCAAGTGCCTAAATCAATTTCTGAAGAAATCATTAAAAAAGCTACAGGCGAATAA
- the rpsL gene encoding 30S ribosomal protein S12 — translation MPTINQLVRKGRVSKTKKSDSPALNKGYNSFKKSHTDLSSPQKRGVCTRVGTMTPKKPNSALRKYARVRLTNGIEVTAYIPGIGHNLQEHSVVLIRGGRVKDLPGVRYHIVRGALDTAGVNDRRQGRSKYGTKRPKEAKK, via the coding sequence ATGCCAACTATTAACCAACTTGTTCGTAAAGGACGCGTTTCTAAAACAAAGAAATCCGATTCTCCAGCATTGAACAAAGGGTATAACAGCTTCAAAAAGTCTCATACAGACCTTTCATCTCCACAAAAACGTGGTGTATGTACTCGTGTAGGTACGATGACTCCTAAGAAGCCGAACTCCGCATTGCGTAAATACGCACGTGTTCGTCTTACTAACGGAATTGAAGTAACAGCTTATATCCCTGGTATCGGACACAACCTTCAGGAGCACAGTGTCGTGCTTATCCGTGGAGGACGTGTTAAGGATTTACCGGGTGTACGTTACCACATCGTTCGTGGTGCGCTTGACACTGCAGGTGTTAACGATCGTAGACAAGGTCGTTCTAAATACGGTACTAAGAGACCGAAAGAAGCTAAGAAATAA
- the tuf gene encoding elongation factor Tu — translation MSKEKFDRSKPHVNIGTVGHVDHGKTTLTAAITSVLHKRSGSGTAMAYDQIDGAPEERERGITISTAHVEYETENRHYAHVDCPGHADYVKNMITGAAQMDGGILVVSAADGPMPQTREHILLSRQVGVPTLVVFLNKCDMVDDEELLELVEMEVRDLLSEYDFDGDDVPVIKGSALKALEGDADYEAKIFELMDAVDEYIPTPTRDTDKPFMMPVEDVFSITGRGTVATGRVERGQIKVGDEVEILGLAEENKKTTVTGVEMFRKLLDYAEAGDNIGALLRGVSRDDIQRGQVLVKPGTVKAHTKFQAEVYVLSKEEGGRHTPFFANYRPQFYFRTTDVTGTIALPEGVEMVMPGDNIEMTVELIAPIAIEDGTKFSIREGGRTVGAGVVATITE, via the coding sequence ATGTCTAAAGAAAAATTCGACCGCTCCAAGCCCCACGTTAACATTGGTACAGTTGGACACGTTGACCATGGTAAAACCACTCTAACAGCTGCGATCACTTCAGTGCTTCACAAGCGTTCTGGTAGCGGTACTGCTATGGCTTACGACCAAATCGATGGTGCTCCTGAAGAGCGCGAACGTGGAATCACAATCTCAACTGCACACGTTGAGTACGAAACTGAAAACCGTCACTATGCACACGTTGACTGCCCAGGTCACGCTGACTATGTTAAAAACATGATCACTGGTGCTGCACAAATGGACGGAGGAATCCTAGTAGTTTCTGCTGCTGACGGTCCAATGCCACAAACTCGTGAGCACATCCTTCTTTCTCGTCAAGTTGGTGTACCTACTCTTGTTGTATTCTTGAACAAGTGTGACATGGTTGACGACGAAGAACTACTTGAACTAGTTGAAATGGAAGTTCGTGATCTTCTTTCTGAGTACGATTTCGATGGCGACGATGTTCCTGTAATCAAAGGTTCTGCACTTAAAGCTCTAGAAGGCGACGCTGACTACGAAGCGAAAATCTTCGAACTTATGGATGCAGTTGATGAGTATATCCCAACTCCAACACGTGACACTGACAAACCATTCATGATGCCAGTTGAGGACGTATTCTCAATCACTGGTCGTGGTACTGTAGCAACAGGCCGTGTTGAGCGTGGACAAATCAAAGTTGGTGACGAAGTTGAAATTCTTGGTCTTGCTGAAGAGAACAAGAAGACAACAGTTACTGGTGTTGAAATGTTCCGTAAGCTTCTTGATTATGCTGAAGCTGGTGACAACATTGGTGCGCTTCTTCGTGGTGTATCCCGCGACGACATTCAGCGTGGACAAGTTCTTGTTAAGCCAGGAACTGTAAAAGCTCACACTAAGTTCCAAGCTGAAGTTTACGTTCTTTCTAAAGAAGAGGGTGGACGTCACACTCCATTCTTCGCTAACTACCGTCCTCAGTTCTACTTCCGTACAACTGACGTAACTGGTACAATTGCACTTCCAGAAGGCGTTGAAATGGTTATGCCTGGAGACAACATCGAAATGACAGTTGAACTTATCGCTCCAATCGCTATCGAAGATGGAACTAAGTTCTCTATCCGTGAAGGTGGACGTACTGTAGGCGCAGGCGTTGTAGCAACAATCACTGAGTAA